One genomic segment of Chitinophaga sancti includes these proteins:
- a CDS encoding TonB-dependent receptor — MRYKPLGKLCFLLFISCLLTTAALAQRTISGMVKDASDSSGLPGVNITVPGTTSGTITDAKGHFSLQVPESAKSLTFSFMGYTQQTIAIGTQTTLAVSLQSTSKGLGEVVVVGYGTQNRRDVTGTISSIKGSDIKNLPVSDAAQAIQGKVPGVDIVRSDGSPGTEPNIRIRGTGTINNAEPLIIIDGVPATGMSDVSPNDIASMEILKDASSSAIYGTRAANGVVIITTKRGGYGEKTHATVNVYKGTSNARRYIPLLTAPELVQLKQERYTNDGVAINSLWQDPYYAVQRTDWQRALIGTGSTTNADVNLRGGSAVSNYLFSAGYYDEKGMIENTFFKRYSFRINSEHKLGSRVKVGENLQLTYRNAKGFDTYSSQTGLIFSALRFNPAIPVRNDDGSYGTAKASNELGDINNPVFTVENIDAWSKTYRVLASVYGEVQIIDGLSLRVNGGYDGSIYQQYSFTPAILDQTRVSANADLWQRTESNGTALGEAFLTYNKTFNNVHQVTLTGGYSIQKSQGNYFRAERWGYTDESADQRVLDNGTTVYNASGNYNPESAIASGFLRAFYGYKGKYLFTGTFRADGSSRFPKDQRWGYFPAFSLGWRVSDETFFKDNVGFMSNLKVTGGWGQLGNQNVTDYQYLAIVTKDRKYSFGGNATTGIWNSSLANPNITWEKAEMTNISAEMGFFKNALNATVTWFNKKTRDMLVPYPELDVHGTSTIPDQNIGQMSNKGWEIELSYRGGKQAVHYNVGVNASFIKNRVTRLYSGTYITSTPYGRQAQEISRTYEGQPIASFYGWKTNGIYQNQAAIDNDANVANDNNRADIKPGDVRFVDMNGDGKIDENDRTNLGDPNPRMTYGIQAGIEFKGFDLSANFAGVAGVKLYNADRMQGLDPTYSYNMYAEAMGRWHGEGTSNSMPRMSLVDANQNARTSDRFVESGNYFSLRNVTLGYTIPSHVWGKSGISDIRIYATGQNVFMITKYKGLNPELGYASASGGDGNLMRGVDVATYPQARVFTFGATMNF; from the coding sequence ATGAGGTACAAACCATTGGGCAAGCTATGCTTCCTTCTATTCATTTCATGCCTGCTAACGACGGCGGCACTCGCACAGCGCACCATCTCCGGGATGGTCAAAGATGCCAGCGATAGCAGTGGCCTCCCTGGTGTAAACATCACCGTGCCAGGCACCACATCCGGCACCATCACGGATGCCAAAGGCCACTTCTCTTTGCAGGTCCCTGAATCCGCAAAAAGTCTGACCTTCTCGTTTATGGGATATACCCAGCAAACAATCGCTATCGGCACCCAGACCACACTTGCTGTATCACTGCAATCCACCTCCAAGGGCCTGGGTGAAGTAGTTGTAGTAGGTTATGGTACACAAAACCGTCGCGATGTAACAGGTACAATATCGTCCATCAAAGGCTCCGATATCAAAAACCTGCCTGTCAGCGATGCGGCACAGGCTATACAGGGTAAAGTACCTGGTGTAGACATTGTGCGTTCCGATGGTTCCCCAGGTACTGAACCGAATATTCGTATCCGTGGTACAGGTACTATCAACAATGCGGAACCCCTTATTATTATAGATGGTGTGCCCGCTACCGGCATGAGCGATGTGAGTCCGAACGACATCGCCTCTATGGAAATCCTGAAAGACGCTTCCAGCTCCGCTATTTATGGTACCCGCGCTGCAAACGGTGTGGTGATCATCACCACGAAGAGAGGTGGCTATGGCGAGAAAACCCATGCTACCGTGAATGTTTATAAAGGTACTTCCAACGCACGCCGTTATATTCCATTACTCACCGCTCCTGAACTCGTACAGCTGAAGCAGGAACGGTATACCAACGATGGTGTGGCCATCAACTCCCTTTGGCAGGATCCTTACTATGCGGTACAGCGTACCGACTGGCAAAGAGCACTGATCGGCACCGGTTCCACCACGAATGCAGATGTGAACCTGCGTGGCGGTAGCGCTGTTTCCAACTACCTGTTCAGCGCTGGTTATTACGATGAAAAAGGGATGATCGAAAATACCTTCTTCAAGCGCTATAGTTTCCGTATTAACTCCGAACATAAACTCGGTAGTCGTGTGAAAGTAGGAGAGAACCTTCAGCTTACTTACCGCAATGCCAAAGGCTTTGATACGTATTCTTCACAAACAGGCCTGATCTTTAGCGCACTTCGCTTTAACCCTGCTATTCCTGTAAGAAATGACGATGGTAGCTATGGTACAGCGAAGGCCAGCAATGAGCTGGGTGACATTAACAACCCTGTATTCACTGTTGAAAATATTGATGCCTGGAGCAAGACCTACCGTGTACTTGCCAGCGTTTATGGTGAAGTACAGATAATAGATGGCCTCTCCTTACGTGTGAACGGCGGTTACGATGGCAGCATCTATCAACAATATAGCTTCACCCCTGCCATACTCGATCAGACCCGCGTGAGCGCAAATGCAGACCTGTGGCAACGTACCGAATCCAATGGTACCGCATTGGGCGAAGCCTTCCTGACGTACAACAAGACTTTCAATAACGTTCACCAGGTAACCCTGACTGGTGGTTACTCTATTCAAAAATCACAGGGCAACTACTTCCGTGCAGAGCGCTGGGGTTATACCGACGAATCTGCGGATCAGCGTGTACTTGACAACGGTACCACAGTATACAATGCTTCCGGTAACTACAATCCGGAAAGCGCCATTGCCTCCGGCTTCCTGCGTGCATTCTATGGTTATAAAGGTAAATACCTCTTCACCGGTACTTTCCGTGCGGATGGTTCCAGCCGTTTCCCGAAAGACCAGCGCTGGGGGTACTTCCCGGCCTTTTCACTGGGTTGGCGCGTGAGCGATGAAACTTTCTTCAAAGACAACGTCGGCTTCATGAGCAACCTGAAAGTCACCGGTGGCTGGGGACAGCTGGGTAACCAGAACGTAACCGACTACCAATACCTCGCGATCGTAACCAAGGACCGTAAATACTCCTTCGGTGGCAATGCCACAACAGGTATCTGGAACAGTTCTCTTGCCAACCCTAACATTACCTGGGAAAAAGCAGAGATGACCAACATCAGTGCCGAAATGGGCTTCTTTAAAAACGCGCTGAATGCTACTGTGACCTGGTTCAACAAGAAAACCCGCGACATGCTGGTACCTTATCCTGAACTGGATGTACATGGTACAAGTACAATTCCTGATCAGAACATTGGTCAGATGAGCAACAAAGGATGGGAAATTGAACTAAGCTACCGTGGTGGCAAACAGGCAGTACATTATAATGTAGGGGTGAATGCATCCTTCATTAAGAACCGCGTGACCCGTCTGTACTCCGGTACCTATATCACCTCTACACCTTATGGCCGTCAGGCACAGGAAATTTCCCGTACCTACGAAGGACAGCCGATTGCTTCCTTTTATGGCTGGAAGACGAATGGTATCTATCAGAACCAGGCAGCTATTGACAACGATGCGAATGTGGCGAATGATAATAACAGGGCCGATATCAAACCCGGTGATGTACGTTTCGTAGACATGAACGGTGATGGAAAAATAGATGAAAATGACCGTACTAACCTGGGTGATCCTAACCCACGTATGACTTACGGCATACAAGCTGGTATTGAATTTAAGGGCTTTGATCTGAGCGCGAACTTTGCAGGCGTAGCAGGTGTGAAACTATATAATGCTGACAGAATGCAAGGGTTGGATCCGACCTACTCATACAACATGTATGCAGAAGCAATGGGCCGCTGGCATGGTGAGGGTACCAGCAACAGTATGCCACGTATGTCTCTCGTAGATGCCAATCAGAACGCACGTACTTCAGACCGTTTCGTAGAAAGTGGTAATTATTTCTCCCTGAGAAATGTTACCCTTGGCTATACGATCCCTTCCCATGTATGGGGCAAATCAGGTATCTCTGATATCAGGATCTATGCTACTGGTCAGAATGTGTTCATGATCACCAAATACAAAGGACTGAATCCTGAGCTGGGTTATGCTTCCGCTTCAGGTGGAGATGGTAACCTGATGCGCGGTGTAGATGTGGCGACTTACCCACAGGCACGTGTATTCACTTTTGGTGCAACCATGAATTTCTAA